From Budorcas taxicolor isolate Tak-1 chromosome 19, Takin1.1, whole genome shotgun sequence, the proteins below share one genomic window:
- the SMIM5 gene encoding small integral membrane protein 5 → MAASKFVQEIHSIGDRLLLKLQRLPQAEPVEVLAFSVLVVFTGTVVLLLLIACGFCCCQYCWPRRRGRRTQVGPMTLP, encoded by the exons ATGGCAGCCAGCAAGTTCGTGCAGGAGATACACTCCATCGGGGACAGGCTGCTGCTCAAGCTGCAGAGGCTGCCGCAGGCCGAGCCCGTGGAGGTCCTGGCCTTCTCGGTCCTGGTGGTTTTCACAG gcACTGTAGTGCTGCTGCTACTGATTGCCTGCGGCTTCTGCTGCTGTCAGTACTGCTGGCCCAGGCGGAGAGGCAGGAGGACCCAGGTGGGACCCATGACCCTACCCTGA